The Manihot esculenta cultivar AM560-2 chromosome 11, M.esculenta_v8, whole genome shotgun sequence genome includes a region encoding these proteins:
- the LOC122725036 gene encoding cell surface glycoprotein 1-like — translation MWKKLGLPKPIPSDSDDEAWDAPPPATTSTETPPATEPATGRTDSPAAQTYRRQKKRQRTPPPPSTIAPTADPTGKKLPDATTSSGYSQKRPRTQSPSRSDPEPEPAIHPAGNKESDVPTDAPTDLPSAMASDLPSDLPTAPTIDVPTDALTDLPSAMPSVDAPANVPTDAPTDSTNDVPNAVPSNVPSAMPSDVPTDAPMDLPSDVPSDVPTDTLSDMPSNLPSDLPRPTHPDHIVKSLTFNKISERTRLLKVSSLPYHPGIRHSHRQ, via the exons atgtggaagaaactagGGCTGCCGAAACCCATCCCTTCTGACAGTGACGATGAAGCGTGGGACGCACCTCCACCAGCCACCACCAGCACCGAAACGCCACCGGCTACTGAACCAGCGACCGGACGCACCGACTCACCGGCCGCCCAGACATATCGCCGGCAAAAGAAACGGCAAAGAACGCCGCCGCCACCATCCACCATAGCCCCGACGGCAGACCCTACGGGCAAAAAGCTACCTGACGCCACCACTTCCTCCGGCTACAgccagaaacggccaagaacacAGTCGCCATCAAGATCAGACCCAGAGCCAGAACCTGCCATTCATCCCGCAGGAAATAAAGAAAGCGATGTGCCCACTGATGCGCCCACGGACTTGCCAAGCGCTATGGCCAGCGATTTGCCTAGCGATTTGCCTACTGCTCCCACAATTGATGTGCCTACTGATGCGCTCACGGATCTGCCAAGCGCTATGCCAAGCGTTGATGCGCCCGCTAATGTGCCCACTGATGCGCCAACTGATTCCACCAACGATGTGCCCAACGCTGTGCCCAGCAATGTGCCAAGCGCTATGCCCAGCGATGTGCCCACCGATGCGCCCATGGACTTACCAAGTGATGTGCCTAGCGATGTGCCCACAGACACACTAAGTGATATGCCCAGcaatttgcccagcgatttgcctAGGCCAACACACCCAGATCACATCGTCAAATCACTGACATTCAACAAAATTTCTGAGCGCACCAGGCTGCTTAAAGTTTCATCCCTACCATATCACCCAG GAATTCGGCATAGCCATAGGCAGTGA
- the LOC110607885 gene encoding LOW QUALITY PROTEIN: putative disease resistance RPP13-like protein 3 (The sequence of the model RefSeq protein was modified relative to this genomic sequence to represent the inferred CDS: substituted 1 base at 1 genomic stop codon) encodes MARKIVSSVLGKISNLLIQESDSLLGVEDQIQCIETQLRKDADMSVNFSDKKAFKETVYDLEDVIDQLIIKSAQRRIRYACIRSVMAFVHLPMSLFYILALVDLLDCYRLREKLEKIKITISPRYRPVMQSGYWHKSFGIYEVGIGYSVISPVMGLFEALATQQELRPDVRRQARRLRDEFRSLHDFLKYVEQSKELSEAGMAWMEELCDVCRSAENVVGFFMQQMKNGRRGPFQNLVWAPRHVISQHKLFRQMARINDKIRHLSGRRHKAIAMLRSDNFKSLYQKRKPHPLDADQLDIVSFHEDVDAVTAQLLKDDPRCITISIVGVRGVGKTSLAKLIYESQTIVDHFPRRIWVSNVCQLWQVVNDFFLDEKHLIVVDDLCLKEAGNPIEFLRNMGRVFNDISNGTRLLVTVSNLRKAPPVTETSLTYSLHLRSHDESWALFTHTLKVNICREMENLKGHIIRKCGGLPWVIVELSELLSQKDATLKEWSKVLDHLNQDQEPWLEILDEINKHLPLHLRRCLFYFGLFPAGFKIPARRLIALWVAEGLGCQQSNEQSPEYVAEACLIELMNYNMVQVTEKKLNGKVKXLATCCLPEALLVHWFSKAKEANFLQGHSDVSNSNIGVIRRLADHLQQSDAIFDDIHGYSNASLYSRYRDVVSFLSFDTREGSRPGEDIGNFLDRSISSNCFRFLWVLDLENVYKPKLPKAVGQLTCLRYFGLRSTYLEMLTVSINKLLNLQTLDLKRTFIDTLPSSIWKMQKLRHLFLDESFHNALRGQEDSSLVDLLISVIKGPKISGLLY; translated from the exons ATGGCGAGAAAAATCGTATCGTCTGTGTTGGGAAAAATTTCCAATCTTCTTATCCAAGAGTCAGATTCACTGCTTGGAGTAGAAGATCAAATTCAATGCATTGAAACCCAATTGAGAAAGGATGCTGATatgtctgttaatttttctgaTAAGAAGGCTTTCAAAGAAACAGTTTACGATCTTGAAGATGTGATTGATCAGTTAATTATCAAATCAGCCCAGAGAAGAATCAGATATGCTTGCATTCGCTCTGTTATGGCTTTCGTTCATCTGCCAATgtctttattttatattttggcTCTTGTTGATTTGCTAGATTGTTACAGGCTTCGTGAGAAACTAGAAAAGATTAAGATTACAATTTCCCCGCGTTATCGTCCAGTTATGCAGTCTGGTTACTGGCACAAGTCCTTTGGCATATACGAAGTGGGCATTGGCTACTCTGTAATTTCTCCTGTTATGGGTTTGTTTGAGGCCTTAGCCACTCAGCAGGAGCTTCGTCCTGATGTGCGACGGCAAGCCAGGAGATTAAGAGACGAATTCAGGTCTTTGCACGACTTTCTAAAATATGTTGAACAATCAAAAGAATTAAGTGAAGCAGGAATGGCTTGGATGGAGGAACTCTGCGATGTTTGTCGCTCAGCTGAGAATGTTGTTGGTTTCTTCATGCAACAGATGAAGAACGGGAGGAGAGGACCTTTCCAAAACTTGGTCTGGGCTCCCCGGCATGTCATTTCCCAGCATAAGCTTTTCCGGCAGATGGCCCGGATTAATGATAAGATCCGTCATCTTTCTGGTAGAAGACATAAAGCTATTGCAATGTTAAGGAGTGACAATTTTAAAAGCTTATATCAAAAGAGAAAGCCACATCCTCTTGATGCTGATCAACTTGATATAGTTAGCTTCCATGAGGATGTAGATGCAGTTACGGCACAGCTGCTGAAAGATGATCCTCGCTGCATCACCATTTCAATTGTGGGGGTCCGAGGCGTTGGAAAGACAAGCCTTGCAAAGTTAATCTATGAAAGCCAGACTATTGTAGACCATTTCCCTCGTCGTATCTGGGTGTCTAATGTATGTCAATTGTGGCAGGTAGTGAATGATTTCTTCTTGGATGAGAAGCATCTCATAGTTGTTGATGACTTGTGTTTAAAGGAAGCTGGCAATCCAATAGAATTCTTGAGAAACATGGGAAGAGTCTTCAATGACATATCAAATGGAACAAGACTACTTGTCACAGTTTCCAATTTGAGGAAAGCTCCACCAGTTACTGAAACTAGTTTAACTTACAGCCTGCATCTTCGAAGCCACGACGAGAGCTGGGCGCTGTTCACGCACACTTTGAAGGTAAACATCTGCCGAGAGATGGAGAATCTTAAGGGACACATCATAAGAAAATGTGGGGGGCTGCCATGGGTAATTGTGGAACTAAGTGAACTACTATCACAAAAAGATGCAACTCTAAAGGAGTGGTCAAAAGTACTTGACCACTTAAATCAAGATCAAGAGCCCTGGTTAGAAATCCTAGATGAGATTAACAAGCATTTACCTTTGCATTTGAGAAGATGTCTCTTTTATTTTGGATTATTTCCAGCAGGCTTTAAGATCCCTGCAAGAAGATTGATTGCCTTGTGGGTTGCTGAGGGTTTGGGGTGCCAACAGAGTAACGAACAATCCCCTGAATATGTTGCAGAGGCATGCTTGATAGAGTTAATGAACTATAATATGGTTCAGGTGACAGAAAAGAAACTTAATGGGAAAGTtaagtgactcgcg ACATGTTGCCTACCTGAAGCTCTGCTAGTACACTGGTTCTCAAAAGCCAAGGAAGCTAATTTTCTTCAAGGTCACTCTGACGTTTCCAACTCCAACATAGGTGTAATACGCCGTCTTGCTGACCATCTTCAGCAGAGTGATGCCATCTTTGATGATATTCATGGTTACAGCAATGCTTCCTTGTACTCTCGCTACAGAGATGTGGTCTCCTTTTTATCTTTTGATACACGAGAAGGAAGCAGACCTGGAGAAGATATAGGGAACTTTCTTGATAGATCCATCTCAAGCAACTGCTTCCGGTTCCTCTGGGTGTTGGATCTGGAAAATGTATACAAGCCAAAACTGCCCAAGGCAGTGGGTCAATTGACTTGTTTGAGGTATTTTGGCTTGAGATCAACATACCTGGAGATGCTTACTGTGTCCATCAACAAATTGCTGAACCTTCAAACACTGGACTTAAAGCGCACTTTCATCGACACTCTTCCCAGTTCAATATGGAAGATGCAAAAGCTAAGGCatttgtttcttgatgagaGTTTCCATAATGCTTTGCGTGGACAAGAAGACAGCTCTCTCGTGGACCttctgataagcg tgatcaagGGGCCAAAAATCAGTGGCCTGTTATACTGA
- the LOC122725149 gene encoding disease resistance protein RPP8-like encodes MLLVNKEEEEEETIVFSELAQALRKPIVRKIEEEEEALKKPAQMARKIVLSVLGKISNLLIQESDSLLGVEDQIQCIETQLRKKADISDNFFGKTAFIETVYDLEDVIDQLIIKSAQRRIRYACIRSVMAFVHLPMSLFYILALVDLLDCYRLREKLEQIKITISKPRFIFHSGYWHKSFGIYEVGIGFSVISPVMGLFEALATQQELRPDVRRQARRLRDEFRYLQDFLKDVEQSKELSEAGMAWMEELCDVCRSAENVVGFFMHQMKNGRRGPFQNLVWAPRHFISKHKLFQQMARINDKIRDLSGRGHDAIAVSRSDNFKSLCQKGKPHPLDADQLDIVSFHEDVDAVMAQLLKDDPRCINISIVGVRGVGKTSLAKLIYESQTIVDHFPHRIWVSGATGVDIIHRILGIEQSIFYGYPWPEKYVCELRQAVNDFFLDEKHLIVVDDLCLKETCNPIEFLRNMGRVFNDISNGTRLLFTVSNLRKAPPVTETSLTYRLHLRSHDESWALFKHALKVNIFPEMENLKGHIIRKCGGLPWVIVKLSELLSQKDATLKEWSKVLDHLYQDQEPWLKILDEINKHLPLYLRRCLFYFGLFPAGFKIPARRLIALWVAEGLGRQQSNEQSPEYVAEACLIELMNYNMVQVTEKKLNGKVKTCCLPEALLVHWFSKAKEANFLQGHSDVSNSNIGVIRRLADHLQQSDAIFDDIHGYSNASLYSRYRDVVSFLSFDTREGSRPGEDIGNFLDRSISSKCFRFLWVLDLENVYKPKLPKAVGQLTCLRYFGLRSTYLEMLTVSINKLLNLQTLDLKRTFIDTLPSSIWKMQKLRHLFLDESFHNALRRQEDSSLVDLQTLWGAFVDEDSPVRNGLDTSLNITKLGMKCKISVPSQNAAMSLQLDNVANWVVKLKQLQCLRLKSFDESGQPWDLQLQSLIEHVKLSNIYLVGKLKNQHLVSELPKSLIELTLSASGLVEDPMQALYKLPNLKIIRLLSKSFIGKKMLCSFGGFPKLEILKLWELELLEEWNVEEGALPSLKDLEIRSCRNLKMLPHGLQHVGTLRELKLTKLPMVSSRIKDNLGGECDKIAHIRHVWKED; translated from the coding sequence ATGCTCCTTGtgaataaagaagaagaagaagaagaaactaTTGTTTTTTCAGAACTAGCACAAGCATTGAGGAAACCGATTGTGAGAaaaattgaagaagaagaagaagcattaAAGAAACCAGCGCAAATGGCGAGAAAAATCGTATTGTCTGTGTTGGGAAAAATTTCCAACCTTCTTATCCAAGAGTCAGATTCACTGCTTGGAGTAGAAGATCAAATTCAATGCATTGAAACCCAATTGAGAAAGAAAGCTGATATTTCTGATAATTTTTTTGGAAAGACGGCTTTCATAGAAACAGTTTACGATCTTGAAGATGTGATTGATCAGTTAATTATCAAATCAGCCCAGAGAAGAATCAGATATGCTTGCATTCGCTCTGTTATGGCTTTCGTTCATCTGCCAATgtctttattttatattttggcTCTTGTTGATTTGCTAGATTGTTACAGGCTTCGTGAGAAACTGGAACAGATTAAGATTACAATTTCCAAGCCTcgatttatttttcattctgGTTACTGGCACAAGTCCTTTGGCATATACGAAGTGGGCATTGGCTTCTCTGTAATTTCTCCTGTTATGGGTTTGTTTGAGGCCTTAGCCACTCAGCAGGAGCTTCGTCCTGATGTGCGACGGCAAGCCAGGAGATTAAGAGACGAATTCAGGTATTTGCAGGACTTTCTAAAAGATGTTGAACAATCAAAAGAATTAAGTGAAGCAGGAATGGCTTGGATGGAGGAACTCTGCGATGTTTGTCGCTCAGCTGAGAATGTTGTTGGTTTCTTCATGCATCAGATGAAGAACGGGAGGAGAGGACCTTTCCAAAACTTGGTATGGGCTCCCCGGCATTTCATTTCCAAGCATAAGCTTTTCCAGCAGATGGCCCGGATTAATGATAAGATCCGTGATCTTTCTGGTAGAGGACATGACGCTATTGCAGTGTCAAGGAGTGACAATTTTAAAAGCTTATGTCAAAAGGGAAAGCCACATCCTCTTGATGCTGATCAACTTGATATAGTTAGCTTCCATGAGGATGTAGATGCAGTTATGGCACAGCTGCTGAAAGATGACCCTCGCTGCATCAACATTTCAATTGTGGGGGTCCGAGGCGTTGGAAAGACAAGCCTTGCAAAGTTAATATATGAAAGCCAGACTATTGTAGACCATTTCCCTCATCGTATCTGGGTGTCTGGAGCAACCGGGGTAGACATCATCCACCGGATTTTAGGTATTGAACAATCAATTTTTTATGGTTATCCTTGGCCTGAAAAATATGTATGCGAATTGAGGCAGGCAGTGAATGATTTCTTCTTGGATGAGAAGCATCTCATAGTTGTTGATGACTTGTGTTTAAAGGAAACTTGCAATCCAATAGAATTCTTGAGAAACATGGGAAGAGTCTTCAATGACATATCAAATGGAACAAGACTTCTTTTCACAGTTTCCAATTTGAGGAAAGCTCCACCAGTTACTGAAACTAGTTTAACTTACAGACTGCATCTTCGAAGCCACGACGAGAGCTGGGCGCTGTTCAAGCACGCTTTGAAGGTAAACATCTTCCCAGAGATGGAGAATCTTAAAGGACACATCATAAGAAAATGTGGGGGGCTGCCATGGGTAATTGTGAAACTAAGTGAACTACTATCACAAAAAGATGCAACTCTAAAGGAGTGGTCAAAAGTTCTTGACCACTTATATCAAGATCAAGAGCCCTGGTTAAAAATCCTAGATGAGATTAACAAGCATTTACCTTTGTATTTGAGAAGATGTCTCTTTTATTTTGGATTATTTCCAGCAGGCTTTAAGATCCCTGCAAGAAGATTGATTGCCTTGTGGGTTGCTGAGGGTTTGGGGCGCCAACAGAGTAATGAACAATCCCCTGAATATGTTGCAGAGGCATGCTTGATAGAGTTAATGAACTATAATATGGTTCAGGTGACAGAAAAGAAACTCAATGGGAAAGTTAAGACATGTTGCCTACCTGAAGCTCTGCTAGTACACTGGTTCTCAAAAGCCAAGGAAGCTAATTTTCTTCAAGGTCATTCTGACGTTTCCAACTCCAACATAGGTGTAATACGCCGTCTTGCTGACCATCTTCAGCAGAGTGATGCCATCTTTGATGATATTCATGGTTACAGCAATGCTTCCTTGTACTCTCGCTACAGAGATGTGGTCTCCTTTTTATCCTTTGATACACGAGAAGGAAGCAGACCTGGAGAAGATATAGGGAACTTTCTCGATAGATCCATCTCAAGCAAATGCTTCCGGTTCCTCTGGGTGTTGGATCTGGAAAATGTATACAAGCCAAAACTGCCCAAGGCAGTGGGTCAATTGACTTGTTTGAGGTATTTTGGCTTGAGATCAACATACCTGGAGATGCTTACTGTGTCCATCAACAAATTGCTGAACCTTCAAACACTGGACTTAAAGCGCACTTTCATCGACACTCTTCCCAGTTCAATATGGAAGATGCAAAAGCTAAGGCatttgtttcttgatgagaGTTTCCATAATGCTTTGCGTCGACAAGAAGACAGCTCTCTCGTGGACCTTCAAACGCTCTGGGGTGCATTTGTGGATGAGGATAGTCCTGTGAGAAATGGCCTGGACACTTCATTGAATATTACAAAATTGGGAATGAAATGTAAGATATCTGTGCCCTCTCAAAATGCAGCAATGTCCTTACAACTGGATAATGTGGCCAACTGGGTTGTAAAACTAAAACAACTTCAATGCTTAAGGTTGAAATCATTTGATGAATCAGGCCAGCCATGGGATCTGCAGTTGCAGTCTTTGATAGAGCATGTGAAACTTTCCAATATATATTTGGTTGGAAAGCTAAAGAATCAGCACCTTGTATCTGAGTTACCAAAGAGCCTGATTGAACTCACCTTGTCAGCATCCGGATTAGTAGAGGATCCAATGCAAGCATTGTACAAGCTACCCAACCTCAAAATCATTAGACTCTTGTCCAAATCCTTCATTGGAAAGAAAATGCTCTGCAGTTTTGGAGGATTTCCAAAGCTTGAAATCCTAAAGCTCTGGGAGCTCGAGCTGCTGGAGGAGTGGAATGTGGAGGAAGGAGCACTGCCTAGCCTGAAAGACTTGGAAATCAGATCCTGTAGAAATTTAAAGATGCTTCCTCATGGACTTCAGCATGTTGGGACTCTTCgtgaattaaaattaacaaaattgccAATGGTATCATCAAGGATTAAGGATAATCTTGGTGGGGAATGTGATAAGATTGCTCATATACGCCATGTGTGGAAGGAGGATTGA